A window of Glycine soja cultivar W05 chromosome 2, ASM419377v2, whole genome shotgun sequence genomic DNA:
ATTTCATATGATCTTTATTTCCATAATCTAAAATACTTTGTTTACCTTGACATTTTATTGTGTTAACCAAACCTTGTTGAGgactttttattatatattggtaAGAATATttgcatatttaaaattatttttttaaatctgctGTTTGTCATACAGCTATGCTGTAATTCGCAAGGTTGAAAATGTCACCAACTCCTCATCATCTGAACTCCTAGCTTGTAGGTGAGTGCCTCATTATTTACCTATTGGTCTCAGATTTTGACAGTCCACTGGAAACTCTTTATTTGATGTCCCGTTCTACCCCATTCATCTGCACATGTGATTTAAGCCTCATCTGCACATATCTTCTTGGCTATTATTAATACGAAGTTAATATTTCTCATGCTTGTATGTTCATGCATGCTTTTTTGCAATTCTACCATTGTTTAGCCACGCCAACAATCAATTAAGAAACCGTAACAAATACATGGTGATGGATGTTGTAGATTAATAGATGAAAGATGATATAGTGAACATAATTAATTGTGCTCTAGATAGGAGACTCTTTCCTATGGATACTGATCAAATTTTGGAATCTCCTCCTCTGCTGATATTGGGTTCAGAGTGTAGTATAAACTTTTAATGTTTCATTATTGCCTTCAAAGTGAGGCTCAGTGTGACTACGTAAATCGaagctttattttttgttggatcgaatatttacttatttaggattaaatttgagttttacTGGGTAAAAATTACATTTCCTGTTATTGATGTTAAAGGTGCAgctattgaaatttgaaataatttggcTCCAAGTCATTGTATTTAATGCCATGCCTTGTATTTTTGTATTCCACTTGGACTATGTTCTACTTTGCTGACATTGATATCAGTATATCCATGTCTCAGATTTCGAAACTAGAACTGCCCAATCTTAGGGTCTCTATAGGTTTCTCCGATTAAATAAGTACAGTACTCTTAAATCTTAATCCAAACATTAATTGGGGTGGTTTGATAGAAATCAAGGTACAATATAAAGGTGTAGAATTATCAAAAGTCAAAACCGTTATAAACAAGATAAGTAAATGGTCCCTTCAAAGCTATGGCCATTGAAATGTGGTAAGCTGTGTGGCATTAGCAATTTATCACAAATAACTTTTCCAGAAATGCTCTTCATAACTTATGTTCTTCCCATGTTTCAGAAAACTTTTGATATCTATTTGTTtgctaaaattttatatttttcaattttccagGGCCATTATGTCCGTAATAACTTATAACGGTTACTTCCAGGAATACAACTTAAGCATTGATGCTCACAATGAATTATCTTGGTCTTTAGGACGCCAGTTCAATCTTTTGACTGTGACCATGGATAAGGCATCATGAGTGACATAAAGTGTTCTTAGAGCGCCAACTATAACTGTGAAGCTTGAGGAATCACATGCTACACTTAAACTTCCAGACCTACTACTGCTGCCAATGTTGAAGTGTTAATCAAAGAAACTGGTAGAGCTGTCGAGGCTGCCAACATGAATGTGTTATTTGGAGGAAACAATGAGTCCAAATTAGAGAacatttaaatgtaaattattggaatgaattaaaaaaaatgtaaattagtgGTGTATTTGGGATagaatattcttattttataaagtagtttcactaaaaaaaaaaaagagtagtatATACATAGAGTATGTAGTGTCAACCAATTGGAAAAGTCTTATATATTACTGATAAATATGTTCGCAGTTATATCATTATATATGCAGGGAAAAGATTCTGATAAAATATGCCCTTCCTCgggaatgaaaacaaaattgatctactcgtgaaatattttttttgaaaatatgttataaaaaaaccaCATACAAAGTTGAAATGTTTTTTGAATTGTAAATAGATATGATTATTTACACATTAGTTTATTCATCAAGTTATTCATTAAATTAATCCAAGTGTGGTTTTGTAATTTATGCATAAAAACTCTATTACagttacataaattatttaggtagaatgaaaaaaaaagaaacaacgacaaaaagaaattgattcaagtaacattttgaatttgagttgtgtattgaaaaaaaaaaatccacgaAAAAATAGTCGTATTATGTTAAAAATGTTTGAAGTTTGAATAGAATTGattataatacaaaataaatctaggttgattgaataatttttatagaAGTTTGATTGAATGTTATGATCATAattattaagttataatttataaataaatattatttaaaataattaaaaatgtttaacaTCTTTATTATTAGACAAATAATTGTAGAAAAAACTGAtttgatataatataaaattttattaaataaaattataaaataaggataatatgattatatataatcacatgaaatagaaaatataaataattaatgaattaatgaaaaaataattttataatttaagcaTTTAGATGAATTTtggatttatattttatctaaatGGATTAAAGATAATGCAGgtgtatgtaaaaaaaaaaatactatgcaACCAAAGTAATATAAAGAATACTAAACAAaaagtttgttttatttaaaggaaaacaattaaaactaaaaataatagcCTTCGGAAGCCACTCTTTATCAGAGCCAGGTTTCGATCCTGGGACCTGTGGGTTATGGGCCCACCACGCTTCCGCTGCGCCACTCTGATTTGTTGATATATAAATGTTTTCATGTAATATATTACTTTTTGAATTTAGAAATAACTTTTTGTGACCTGTTGCGAATGTTTTGCTGCCAAAGGAAAACATACGGtaaatagtttattaaaaaaatccttcGGTTTTTCTTTGTCAAAGCGAAGaaaatttcatttgaaattctcTCTCATCTaacaaattaagaattaaaaacaaaaagtaacgCATCATGAGATCAAATTCCCACACTGACAATGATGTTCTGCAAATTGACCGATTAAGCTGATCTGAGGAACATCAAAATTCTAAATTCTGAGAACATACAcaaaaagttgtaaaaaaaaaaaacagcacataccaagtaaaaaaataagtttgggCATTAATCTCATTTATTAGTGTCTAAACTTATTGAAGCTAATGTATTTAGTGAAGATTAAACAAGTGTAGTAAGACTAATTTGGTAACAAATTCAATGCGAAAAGAATTCAGTAACTAACCGTTCGAGTCATGTAAAAATAGTTCAGCAACTATTTCATCTCATGAAAAAGTTGTTTTCACGTAAGGAGTTAAGCTAATAGTCACTACTCACTAACTAGTCAATGCAGCTCAATTTCTCCATAAAATGGATTTGAAACTTGCTCAAGAAACTGTAGTCATGGCAACACCACTTGTTTATACACTTGTTTCACTGCCTTTCATATTTCATTTCTCCTTAACCACTGCCACCATCACAACCTCAACTATTAACCTAGTGATTAAGCTCATACACCATGAATCATCATTATCTCCCTACAATTCAAAAGACACCATTTGGGATCATTACTCTCATAAAATTCTGAAGCAAACTTTTAGTAATGATTATATCTCCAATCTTGTTCCTAGCCCCAGATATGTTGTGTTCTTGATGAATTTCTCCATAGGTGAACCACCTATTCCACAACTTGCTGTCATGGACACTGGCAGCAGCCTTACATGGGTTATGTGTCATCCTTGTTCATCTTGTTCACAGCAATCTGTTCCAATATTTGACCCTTCAAAATCTTCCACATATTCTAACTTGTCATGCAGTGAATGTAACAAATGTGATGTGGTGAATGGTGAGTGTCCATACAGTGTTGAATATGTTGGGAGTGGCTCATCACAAGGGATCTATGCTAGGGAACAATTAACACTAGAGACCATAGATGAAAGCATAATCAAAGTTCCTAGTTTGATATTTGGATGTGGTCGTAAGTTTAGTATATCATCCAATGGATACCCCTACCAAGGAATCAATGGGGTGTTTGGACTTGGTAGTGGAAGGTTTTCTTTGCTACCTAGCTTTGGTAAGAAATTTTCATATTGTATTGGTAACTTAAGAAATACTAATTATAAGTTTAACAGATTAGTCTTGGGGGACAAAGCAAATATGCAAGGTGACTCAACTACTTTGAATGTGATCAATGGTTTGTATTATGTTAATCTAGAAGCTATAAGTATAGGAGGGAGAAAGCTTGATATTGATCCAACATTGTTTGAAAGATCAATAACAGATAATAACAGTGGAGTGATAATTGACTCTGGAGCCGACCACACATGGCTTACAAAATATGGATTTGAAGTGCTAAGCTTTGAAGTTGAGAATCTTCTTGAAGGGGTTTTGGTTTTGGCCCAACAAGATAAGCACAATCCTTATACTTTGTGCTATAGTGGTGTGGTAAGCCAGGACCTAAGTGGCTTTCCGTTGGTGACATTTCATTTTGCTGAGGGTGCTGTTTTGGACTTGGATGTAACAAGTATGTTTATTCAGACCACAGAGAATGAATTTTGCATGGCTATGCTTCCAGGGAACTATTTTGGAGATGACTATGAAAGCTTTTCTTCTATTGGAATGTTGGCTCAACAGAATTATAATGTTGGCTATGACTTAAATAGGATGCGTGTGTACTTTCAGAGGATTGACTGTGAACTTCTTGATGGGTGAGCTTAACTTAGTGCTAACTCTGTCTCCATTATCCAGTGTCCATTTTTCaggttctagcagttttcaggtcctattttattttattttattttttgtatgattTAACAATTATGTATTCCTTTGAATTTGGAATGAGAGTTTTATCATACCTCCATTCTGATTAGAACTCATAGGACATAGATGACTTTTTTTTTGGCAATGACTAGTttgaactttatatatatatatatatatatatatatatatatatatatatatatatacacacacacaaaaactaCTCAAAGTCTTGTCActatactaatatatttttacaaaataaaaaatttacgacCATCACCAGTAATCTTAGTGGATTCATGGAGGATAATACTTGTACCATGCatactaaaacaaaaagaatatttaaatgtGCCCAACTAAACGCCACGTATGTCTTATTGAGTAAATTGAATTTTCTTATTCTTATCACGTAATATGCCTGAACTTTACGTTGGTACACAAACACTTTACCTTATAACTAGGCAAAGGTAACATCTACATGGGAATTAATTCAACACCTAGAAGGCGTAAAGGGTAATTAGAGGTCTTATCATTTCATCCCCACAATATCATGCTTGGCTTTTTTGGTACAGCAATAAATTAATAGATGATAGTGCGTTAACATTAAGTGCCATAGTATGAGATTTTGATATGCTATTGTTAGCTACCTGTCTGTCGTACATAATGCTCATTTTTGACACCCACGTAAGATTTCCAACAAGGTTAAACTCCATTTATGCAATTCCACGTCATTCACTAACGTTGAGTCATTTGATAAAGATGATGAATCTTCCCGTAATTGACAACTCTTAATCTCAATATCCCTTAGAGATTAGCTTATCCAAATacttttctaaactttgtaagTATACATGTTCTTGGAGggcataaaaaagtaaattaatttgttatacaTGAAATACATCTCAGACTTTGTGTAGCATGTGTTCGCAAAAGTTGAAAGTTTCCGGGCAACCTCCATCAATCTTGAATATTGTGATACATTGTGTAACTGGGTGTCGTACATTAAACTATCTAGTTCTTGTCTTGGCAAACTTGGGTCTCGATGCCTTCTTCTCCATCTTTTCCCTCTTCTTCCGGGTCTTTTCATCTTCAAATGATTCCTAATTCACAAAAGACATACGAAATTTACGTTACCATGGTTCTATATGTGGTCTTAAAGTAAACATTAATCAACAAAGGTGACCGTACCTCTGAACCCCCTGGCAAAAATCCTTTAATGAAACCAAAGGACTTGTATGCTCCAAAAGCCGGTATCTGTCAAATGCCAAGCAAGGGGCAATTGTGTCACTGACTTAATCTGTAGTTTGTCGCTTTTTCTAATGCTTAAAGGGTTTCAGAATTCCTTAAGTCAAGCACATACAGTTACTGATTACAACAACATCAAACTCTATCCgcaaatgtatatatatttggGGCAGAAAAGGGCAACACAGAGTCAAAATTCAACCAGTCCACAGTCCCAACAGGTCTGCAGTTCAGAAAGAACAGACACAATTGTAGTTTCAAATCCAATAGCTTATAACTTTTaaaccaaatttataattttcttttggttaTGAAGTTGAATAATTATAAGGGTCATGATAGTGTGCAGTTCTATTTAGACTGCAGATGATTGCAGTCCAGTGCCAAGCACACTTGAATTTGCATAGGAATACCTAATACCTAATCTAATATAATCCTTGAATTAACAAACTAATATGTTGGGGTAACAATAGTTACTTGTGATTAATTTTGTGCCTGTGTACCAAGGACATCCTGAAATAATGAATTGAGTTCGTATAGGCATTTTGGATGATAGTTACTTGCTATTTTCTGTACCCCATCCATTTCATAAAGTATTTTCCCAGGTTTAACGACATCATCCCTTAGCTAACAGTTCAAGACCAATCTCTCTTTCTTGGATAGTACTCCTACCATCTCACTAAGATGGACCATCTATATACACACCACCAAGCTTCCCTCTTTATGCATTATTTGAAGTAGCCTTAGTGCAAAGCTATAACATTAACAATTACAAACCCAATATTCTAAAAGCATACCACATTTGTGAACAGATTATGCAGCTTACCACAAGATATGTGTACCAGAACTTTCCAGAGACGATGGACATGACTTGCACAAAGCATGTTATGTAGATAACATCATGTAAATACCTGCAAAAGACGACTCACAATAAGAGaggaacaaaatataaatatcacatAGGAACAAGTTGAGTACTAAAAATCCTGATCTAAAAATAAGACAATAGTAAAGACATACCCACAAACTCCACCAGTAGACATATCAAATCCACCATCTAAAAGTTCACCATCTTCAGCGTAAGCAGGGGTTGCCATCTTCGCGAGCTGTTGATAGGGAATAACATATGCCAAAGAAGTCACAATCAACCCAATCCAGTGCTTCCAGGTGAAGCTCGAATGGAACACCAACATTCTAAGCAAAACATAGATAACCTAATTATCAATTCAAAAGAAAACCATAGAATTAGATCACCAATCCACAGTATCACAAACaattgaagagaagaagagagagtACGTTGCAGGCGATGATGATTTGGCGGAGCCTCGCCATGTGACGAGCGTTCTCTTCCTTGCGTTTCTTAGCACCCTGATTCGCCATCGCTTTCTATTTTTCCCCCAACAACCGCACGCTACCTGAGTTCTGCTTCTGCTTCTGCTTGCTGGAACAGAACACCCGAACTTCGATAATGGGCCAACAGGACCAACATTCTTCATTGGGCCATATATTGTAGCCCAATAGACTTTTGACTTTCTTTCCGTGATATAGATCCACGTCACGTAAGCGTGTGCTACTAAACTAACTACGTGTTggattaaaatataatgaaaagtaCGGATGCATGacaaaacaacaataattaaa
This region includes:
- the LOC114376334 gene encoding probable aspartic protease At2g35615, translated to MDLKLAQETVVMATPLVYTLVSLPFIFHFSLTTATITTSTINLVIKLIHHESSLSPYNSKDTIWDHYSHKILKQTFSNDYISNLVPSPRYVVFLMNFSIGEPPIPQLAVMDTGSSLTWVMCHPCSSCSQQSVPIFDPSKSSTYSNLSCSECNKCDVVNGECPYSVEYVGSGSSQGIYAREQLTLETIDESIIKVPSLIFGCGRKFSISSNGYPYQGINGVFGLGSGRFSLLPSFGKKFSYCIGNLRNTNYKFNRLVLGDKANMQGDSTTLNVINGLYYVNLEAISIGGRKLDIDPTLFERSITDNNSGVIIDSGADHTWLTKYGFEVLSFEVENLLEGVLVLAQQDKHNPYTLCYSGVVSQDLSGFPLVTFHFAEGAVLDLDVTSMFIQTTENEFCMAMLPGNYFGDDYESFSSIGMLAQQNYNVGYDLNRMRVYFQRIDCELLDG
- the LOC114394798 gene encoding transmembrane protein 208 homolog gives rise to the protein MANQGAKKRKEENARHMARLRQIIIACNVIYVLLRMLVFHSSFTWKHWIGLIVTSLAYVIPYQQLAKMATPAYAEDGELLDGGFDMSTGGVCGYLHDVIYITCFVQVMSIVSGKFWYTYLVIPAFGAYKSFGFIKGFLPGGSEESFEDEKTRKKREKMEKKASRPKFAKTRTR